One part of the Solea solea chromosome 16, fSolSol10.1, whole genome shotgun sequence genome encodes these proteins:
- the LOC131475259 gene encoding piggyBac transposable element-derived protein 4-like, which translates to MERRCKLTREKMAKRKSDKLTMCRGSSDKKSAAVVRSDDEDYQKRELRRRAFSGPSGERQHFSRCVSPTASSTDESASDEFSEPDPDSSDEWLPSGPGRSSRASSPDSPERRKRGASSRDPTPVGSAKKGRASIGGCGQHSGWHQFENWQPNQIPFTATPGPRGAAAELDSDLPADFLELFLTNELLQHIVDQTNLYASQYIRAQPDSLPYSRANAWKPVSVPELKTFFGLSFLTGYVKKPNLELYWSVDEVDATPYFSKTMSRNRFQMIWRFLHYNNNNESQDATDKMYKVRPVLNYIVEKCRELYQPGQNICIDEGMMQWRGRPSFRVYTPQKPVKYGIKSYILCDSATGYCFNMHPYVGTASTLPDIIFALLDRLQGHGYTLFMDNFYNSGALCERLLGAQTNVCATLRKNMGGSKMVKDKMQKGHKEQVPHFKPACVIAYNLSMNGVDKLDQNIAYYPFIRRSLNWSKKFVAYLFQLCMLNAYVLYRAKNPEECKTLLEFMRRVVKSWTAKQFVGEQVEEVEVGKQVEQVEVEKQKSSELKKPLR; encoded by the exons ATGGAAAGAAGATGCAAGTTGACAAGGGAGAAAATGGCGAAACGCAAGTCGGACAAGCTCACTATGTGTCGCGGTAGTTCGGACAAAAAGAGTGCCGCGGTCGTGAGAAGTGACGACGAAGATTATCAAAAGAGGGAGCTACGGAGACGCGCGTTCTCGGGGCCAAGCGGTGAGAGGCAGCATTTCTCACGCTGCGTGTCACCAACGGCAAGCTCAACTGACGAATCCGCGTCAGATGAATTCAGCGAACCGGACCCGGATTCGTCGGATGAGTGGTTGCCGTCTGGACCAGGCAGGAGCAGCAGAGCCTCGTCCCCAGACTCTCCAGAAAGACGTAAAAGAG GTGCATCTAGCAGAGATCCCACTCCTGTTGGCAGTGCAAAGAAag GGCGTGCATCAATCGGAGGTTGTGGACAACATTCTGGCTGGCATCAATTCGAAAACTGGCAACCAAATCAGATCCCCTTCACAGCAACCCCTGGACCCCGGGGAGCTGCCGCGGAGCTGGATTCTGACTTGCCAGCTGACTTCCTGGAGCTGTTCCTGACAAATGAGCTGCTCCAACATATTGTGGATCAGACCAACTTGTATGCCAGTCAGTATATTCGAGCACAACCTGACAGTTTGCCATATAGCAGAGCTAATGCATGGAAACCGGTGTCAGTCCCAGAGCTGAAAACTTTCTTTGGACTCAGTTTTCTCACTGGCTATGTTAAAAAGCCAAATCTTGAACTGTACTGGAGTGTGGATGAGGTTGATGCAACACCGTATTTCAGTAAGACCATGTCAAGGAACCGATTCCAGATGATATGGAGGTTCCttcattacaataataataatgagtcaCAGGATGCGACTGACAAAATGTATAAAGTCCGCCCTGTGTTAAATTACATTGTGGAAAAGTGCAGGGAGCTGTATCAACCAGGGCAAAACATTTGTATTGATGAGGGTATGATGCAGTGGCGGGGACGTCCATCTTTCAGGGTGTACACCCCACAAAAACCTGTGAAGTATGGGATCAAATCATACATACTGTGTGACTCTGCCACAGGGTACTGCTTCAACATGCATCCTTATGTCGGCACAGCTAGTACTCTGCCAGATATAATATTCGCTCTCCTTGATCGTCTCCAAGGCCATGGTTATACACTTTTTATGGACAATTTCTATAATTCCGGAGCACTCTGTGAACGGTTACTGGGAGCACAAACCAATGTATGTGCAACATTGAGGAAGAATATGGGGGGATCTAAGATGGTGAAAGATAAGATGCAGAAGGGACACAAAGAGCAGGTTCCTCACTTCAAGCCAGCGTGTGTCATTGCATACAACTTGTCCATGAATGGGGTGGATAAGCTGGACCAAAACATCGCCTACTACCCCTTCATCCGAAGGTCACTGAACTGGTCAAAGAAATTTGTCGCCTATCTGTTCCAACTATGTATGTTAAACGCATATGTCCTCTACAGAGCCAAAAACCCAGAGGAGTGTAAAACCCTCTTGGAGTTCATGCGCAGGGTTGTGAAGTCCTGGACTGCAAAGCAATTTGTGGGGGAGCAAgtagaggaggtggaggtggggaAGCAGGTAGagcaggtggaggtggagaagCAG AAAtcttcagaactgaagaagcctcttagATGA